Proteins from one Amycolatopsis endophytica genomic window:
- a CDS encoding LLM class flavin-dependent oxidoreductase, whose product MRTATTVEASSPETTDFVVEAEKLGLDVCWVAEAWGTDAPSALGFYAARTSRMLLGSGIMQVGTRTPVSVAQTAITLSNLSAGRFLLGLGASGPQVVEGLHGVPFAHPLARVRETVEIVRRVFEGGKISYDGAEFRIPLPGGDSVPMRLSVRPEHEIPVYLATLSPAMLRLTGEVADGWLGTSFVPEGAGDAYFRHLDEGLARAGRARRDLDVCQGAEVAFARDEEALSAMVAGRKKELAFSLGGMGSASTNFYNRAYSRQGWAEVAAEVRQRWQAGDRDGAAALVTDDMVLGTTLIGTEAMVRSRLRVWRDAGVDTVRLYPAGDSLDARLATLARAIELVREVSAGL is encoded by the coding sequence ATGCGCACCGCGACGACGGTCGAGGCGTCGTCCCCGGAGACCACGGACTTCGTGGTGGAAGCGGAAAAACTCGGCCTCGACGTGTGCTGGGTGGCCGAGGCGTGGGGGACCGACGCGCCCTCCGCGCTGGGCTTCTACGCGGCGCGCACCTCGCGGATGCTACTGGGGTCCGGGATCATGCAGGTCGGCACGCGGACGCCGGTTTCGGTGGCGCAGACCGCGATCACACTGTCCAATCTGTCGGCTGGGCGGTTCCTGCTCGGTCTGGGGGCGTCCGGGCCGCAGGTGGTGGAGGGGCTGCACGGGGTCCCGTTCGCGCATCCGCTCGCGCGGGTGCGGGAGACCGTGGAGATCGTGCGGCGCGTGTTCGAGGGCGGCAAGATCTCCTACGACGGTGCGGAGTTCCGCATTCCGCTGCCGGGCGGAGATTCGGTGCCGATGCGGCTGTCGGTGCGCCCCGAGCACGAGATCCCGGTCTACCTGGCCACCCTGTCGCCGGCGATGCTGCGGCTCACCGGCGAGGTCGCGGACGGCTGGCTGGGCACGAGCTTCGTCCCGGAGGGTGCCGGGGACGCGTACTTCCGTCATCTCGACGAGGGACTGGCTCGCGCCGGGCGCGCACGGCGGGACCTGGACGTGTGCCAGGGCGCGGAGGTCGCGTTCGCGCGGGACGAGGAAGCGCTTTCGGCGATGGTGGCGGGCCGGAAGAAGGAGCTGGCGTTCAGCCTCGGCGGCATGGGCTCGGCGTCGACGAACTTCTACAACCGCGCCTACAGTCGTCAGGGCTGGGCCGAGGTCGCCGCGGAGGTGCGTCAGCGGTGGCAGGCCGGGGATCGCGACGGGGCGGCGGCGCTGGTCACCGACGACATGGTGCTCGGCACGACCTTGATCGGCACCGAGGCGATGGTGCGTTCACGGCTACGGGTCTGGCGCGACGCGGGCGTCGACACGGTGCGGCTCTACCCGGCGGGCGACAGCCTCGACGCCCGCCTGGCGACGCTCGCGCGGGCGATCGAACTGGTCCGCGAGGTGAGTGCCGGTCTCTGA
- a CDS encoding SRPBCC family protein, producing the protein MEWTGARYADTPTVEVRTWIDAAPERVWPLVSDIGLMPALSDELQAVEWAGDVTAPAVGARFVGRNRNEALGEWATTSHIVECEPGRVFAWAVDDPDHPSAVWRFRLSPRDGGTELSQWMQMGPGRSGLTFAIERMPDKEQKIVFVRLRELERTMTATLAGIKQRAEA; encoded by the coding sequence CACCCCCACGGTGGAGGTGCGGACGTGGATCGACGCGGCACCCGAGCGGGTGTGGCCGCTCGTCTCCGACATCGGCCTGATGCCCGCGCTGAGCGACGAACTGCAGGCGGTCGAGTGGGCCGGGGACGTCACCGCACCCGCGGTGGGCGCGCGGTTCGTCGGCCGCAACCGGAACGAGGCGCTGGGGGAGTGGGCCACCACGTCGCACATCGTCGAATGCGAGCCCGGACGGGTGTTCGCGTGGGCGGTCGACGATCCCGATCACCCCAGCGCCGTGTGGCGGTTCCGGCTGTCGCCGCGGGACGGCGGGACCGAGCTGTCGCAGTGGATGCAGATGGGGCCGGGGCGGTCCGGGCTGACGTTCGCCATCGAGCGGATGCCGGACAAGGAGCAGAAGATCGTGTTCGTGCGGCTGCGCGAGCTGGAGCGCACCATGACGGCGACGCTCGCTGGCATCAAGCAGCGCGCGGAAGCCTGA